A window of the Planococcus citri chromosome 4, ihPlaCitr1.1, whole genome shotgun sequence genome harbors these coding sequences:
- the LOC135843935 gene encoding uncharacterized protein LOC135843935 — translation MRSGPQISILIFTLQLLYSAAQWNPYSPLIQTQFAPQPKMFPRVVRQAHAGYVVYYSKDSNTPEVTYAMCPEPSYDPGSPTRQKYCNYGESFAASKYKRSYHRTECDYQVEPFMMAIEDKTSNGEYSHRQCGNGGHSYKFVYLRCEKKTRSKAITLFTRQPTHYEKMDEAHVYNACYHETDKLLLYGFFTIAAPHLLDNQLLRDEQSHQFPRQTDTDYNGLLHIFTDVAIPLYASNNQYAPRSVLPPELLPFALQRKPLFNYLNLAPMDVDLIDAWESLMLELKQKISQMDPFVRISAGLLNEVRLRDENGYIKHLGYYTPDGALPSYEIEIPHTWWVQVYDHGRKHGVVILMINELHNGNNMIFLQNPTCNQDTCRQANFLAAVMRVVHDYGRAMIYCCNPMAINEIYHFDGTDRLLTFPGEDVVVEPEGYAGTSGGGYGYEEEEEEGEGDYEEEGEEEEGNYEEQEEEEDDDDDDEGHPFL, via the exons ATGCGCTCAGGCCCACAAATTTCCATACTAATTTTCACCCTGCAGCTACTTTATTCAGCAGCCCAATGGA aTCCCTACAGCCCACTCATACAAACACAATTCGCACCACAGCCGAAAATGTTTCCTCGTGTTGTCCGTCAGGCCCATGCTGGTTACGTTGTCTATTACTCGAAAGATAGCAACACTCCTGAGGTAACTTACGCCATGTGCCCCGAGCCCAGCTATGATCCAGGTAGCCCCACACGCCAGAAATATTGTAATTACGGCGAATCGTTCGCTGCGAGCAAATATAAAAGGAGCTATCACAGAACGGAGTGTGATTATCAAGTTGAACCATTCATGATGGCCATTGAGGATAAAACTTCAAATGGTGAATATTCGCACAGACAATGCGGCAATGGCGGGCATAGTTACAAATTTGTATACCTC CGATgcgagaaaaaaacaagaagcAAGGCCATTACTTTATTCACAAGACAGCCCACCCATTATGAAAAAATGGATGAAGCGCATGTATACAACGCATGTTACCACGAAACTGACAAACTACTATTGTATGGATTCTTCACCATCGCGGCGCCTCATTTATTGGATAACCAATTGTTAAGAGATGAGCAATCCCATCAATTTCCTCGTCAAACGGATACGGATTATAATGGTTTACTACATATATTTACAGATGTAGCGATACCCCTATACGCGAGT AACAACCAATATGCACCAAGAAGTGTACTACCTCCAGAATTACTTCCATTTGCGTTACAAAGGAAACCACTCTTTAATTACTTGAATTTAGCCCCAATGGACGTAGATTTAATCGACGCTTGGGAATCCCTGATGCTGgagttgaaacaaaaaatctcCCAG ATGGATCCATTCGTCCGCATCAGCGCTGGATTACTCAATGAAGTACGGCTACGGGACGAAAATGGTTACATCAAGCATTTAGGATACTATACACCAGACGGGGCCCTCCCATcgtatgaaattgaaatcccaCATACTTGGTGGGTACAGGTATACGACCACGGCAGAAAGCATGGTGTAGTGATACTCATGATCAACGAGCTGCACAATGGCAACAAcatgatatttttacaaaaccCGACATGCAATCAAGATACTTGCAGGCAAGCTAATTTTCTTGCTGCAGTGATGCGAGTTGTTCATGATTACGGTCGTGCCATGATTTATTGTTGTAATCCGATGGCCATaaatgaaatttatcattttgatGGTACAGATAGGCTGTTGACGTTCCCTGGTGAAGATGTAGTAGTAGAACCAGAAGGGTATGCAGGAACATCGGGAGGAGGGTATGGgtacgaagaagaagaagaggagggggaaggggacTATGAAGAAGAAGGAGAGGAGGAGGAAGGGAACTATGAAGAACAAGAAGAGGAGgaggatgatgatgatgatgatgaggggCATCCATTTTTATAA